A region of the Candidatus Chromulinivoraceae bacterium genome:
TGGCTTAAGCGGACTGACCTTCGAAACACTCGCGACACGCATCGGGCTAGTGCCCGCCGCACTCGTGCGTCGCTTTAAAACTAAGCAGGGATTGATGCTGCAAGTTGATCGCTACGCATTGGAGCGCACAAACAGCAAAGTAGAAGAGGCTATGGAAGAAACATCTTCACCCATTGAAGCAATCATTGCGCAGTTCACAACCGAGCTCGCATTCGCTACTACTCTCGAGCGATTCGCAAATGGTCAGGAATTCCTTCTCATGGATTTTCGGGATGAAGATCTATACAAAAACTACCAGATCTCATTTGAACATCGCCACCAGCAAGTCATTGAGCTATTGCAAAATGCACAGGCAACAGGTGAGTTAGGAGAAATCGACGATATACCCGAACTTGCTCGACATCTCGAAATGCTTCTACATGGTGCAGGCCACGTATGGGCCATGGCACAGGAAATGCCAATCGAAGATTACATACGATACCATATACTGTTCGCCCTTAAGCCGCACCGTAATATAAAAGAGGAGAGGCGCGTGACGAAAACATAATTTTACAATAACGCCGACATGACATATTTAACAAAAAAGGAGATCACATGATTAGTAAATTCGTCTTTATAAACCTACCATCGAAAAACGTAGCCGCAGCCCGCGAGTTCTACGTCAAGCTAGGTTTCGATATCAATAAACTATATAGCACCGAACAGAACGTTTTTATCAACATAGCGCAAAACGTACAGCTCGTTATAGGCAGTGAAGATTTTTTCAAAATGATCGGTGAACACCGTGAATTTGCCGATGCTTCAAAAGTAACAGAAGCGAGTGTATCGATGTCGGTCAACAGTCGCAAAGAGGTTGACGAACTATTCGACAAAGCCATTGCCGCTGGAGCAAAACCATTTGGAGATGTTGTTGAGGAGAAGGAGATAGGTCTCTATGCCCGTGCTTTTTCTGACCTTGATAACCACAAAATAGACATCAATTATATGCCTGCTTAGTCGAAAGGGATCCTTATGTAAAACCCGATCCATACAATCGGGTTTTACATAATATCGGCGTCGACGAAAGGGAGAGCATCTAGCAACTAACTACCGCATAACAAACAATACGTTGAAAAGAGAAACGTATAAATGCCGACCGATAATACTAATCCAAAAGTTACGGAATACATCGAAAATTCTGAGGACTTTGCCAAGCCGATTCTCAACCACATTAGAGAACAAATACACAAAAACTGCCCCGATGTCGTGGAGTCGATTAAGTGGTCTATCCCACATTTCGACTACAAAAAGGATTTCATGTGCGTCTTAGCTTCTTCTAAAAATCACTGTTCGCTCACATTCATTAAGTCTGAATTCATGAGCGATCCCCGATTTGCTGGAGGTAAAAAGGTAAAGCCTGGACAGCGATTCATGAGCAAAATCACAAGCATGTCCGATCTGCCATCGGATGAAGAGCTTGCGAGTTTTATAAAAGAGGCAATGGATTTAAACGATAGAGGCGTGAAACTAGATAAGACAGCCAAAGCCGCGCCAGGAAGCAAGCCAGTAGAAACCCCAGAATACTTTCTAGAAGCATTATCAAAAAATCCTACAGCCAAACAGATTTTCGAAAATCAATCACCGTCATTCCGCAGAAATTATATTGTTTGGTTTGAAAGTGCAAAGACAGATACGACACGACAACAGCGAGTCACCGAGGCCATAGAGTGGATCTCCGAGGCAAAGGGTCGATTCTGGAAGTATGAAAAATAAAAAGATATACGACCTTGGGATCGATCTTTCTCAAAGTATCAGTTTCTAGTACGTATACCCCAAACCACTTCTTCCGCCTCAAGTTTCGTTAAGAAACTTGAGGTTTTTAAGACTGACGAACACGTTATTTGTAACTTTATGTATACTTTAGCAGTAAGTATAGTATGCAGAACAAAGATGAATCCGAGCTTATCGCTCTTAGCATAAACGGTGACCACGTCGCCTATGGCATCCTGGTTGACCGTTATAAAAACGCCATTTTTTATCATAGTTTTGCCATTGTCCACGATGAAGATACCGCTGAAGACATTGCCCAAGAAACATTTATTACGGCGTATTACAAACTTGATCACTACAATACAGAGTATAAGTTAAGTACCTGGCTCTTTAAGATAGCAACGAATAAAGCGCTCGACGTGCTAAAGAAGCATCGTCACGAGATAACGACCGACGATACCCTATTTGAAACTGTAGTATCTCAACATCCAGGTCCCCATCAAACAAGTACTCACCAAGAACTGTACGATGCCGTACTTCAGCTTACTCCACGCTACCAAGCCGCCATCAGCCTCTACTACTGGCAGGGATTAGATTACGAAGAAATCTCTAAGACTCTTGGAGTACCTGTAGGTTCAGTCAAAGGCTGGCTTCATCGGGCAAAAGCTATATTAAGAAAGGAGCTGTCATGAAAGACAATCTAGAGACATTACTAAAACAATATCACCATGCACCTCGCCGCGAGCTCTCTAAAACCTTTACCGCAACTATTGTAAGTAAGTTAGAAGACCGACCTCGTCGTACGTTGTTCTCACGATCAAAGGAACTTGTTACTATGGGTCTACTAAAAAAACCAGCAATGGTTTTTAGTGTTGCCGTTGCGTGTTTAGCAATTGGAGGAACTTCCTATGCCGCCGTTGGTGGATGGAGTGGCATTCAAGCCTTCTTCGGTGGTGAGAAAAAGGTAGATAATGCCCGTATTGTTACTGTGAACACAAATAACTGTACGATCACAAGTGCGCTTACTCTAACCTCATACGACAAAAATAAGTCTACCTATTATTACAGAGTGATCAATGGATCAAAACTTACCAACGACCAGATCGTACAAATTGCCAAAGGCTACTGCGAAAGTACTGCCCAGTCGCAAGCTACATTTAATCTCATGGGAGAGTTAAATAAAAATCCACTCAACCAAGGAACAGTTGTTGGGGGCTACGTAGATAGCACAGTCACTGCAATAAGTAGTTCTGGCATACGTATTCACTCAGAAATACCTATGGGTGATACGATCGAGAAAGTGGATCAGACTTTCCCAAAGATAGACCCAAATGTGATCGTCTTCTCAGGCAGTCAGCGGCTGACGCTTGCCGACATCCATGTTGGGGACCATATATCTCTCTCATACCGCGCAACCGGTGATGCTCTGACACATTCGGAAACAATTCAGCCCGACCAAGTTAATACCAATGCCCAGGTTGTTGTATCAATCTCTAAAAATACGAACGATTTCACGGCGGCGGTGAACTACCAAAAATATAATGGTAAAGAATTTGAGCAAGTCGTTCCGTGCTCGACAGACACAAGTGGGTATTGTAACGCCGAACAATATCTCTCACATAAACACTAAAATTCATAGAGCGTCTTAAAAAGACGCTCTATTTGAAATTATTTTACTTTCTAACCGTATAAGAAATAGAAAGTGTATTCATGATAACCAAACACAAACCGCATTCACACCATTATTATCTCTACGTAATATTCTTACTCGTTCTCTTAGTCAGTTCTTACGTTGCCTATGCCTTGCTTCGCCCGCTCCCGCTCATCAAACCACAGTCAATCACACCTCCACGGCTTGAGACAGGAGCATCAACTATTGCCTGGCCGGACGTTGGATCAGCCGCAGTTGGAACATCTGCCTGGGGCGTGCTAGCAAGTCACAATGATACTCCACGACCAACCGCCAGTACGATTAAGCTACTAACCGCGCTGACCGTATTGCGAGCAAAACCGTTCACTCCAGACAGCCAGGGTACTTCCTTAACACTCGATAACACTGATGTCGCTTTTTACGAAAGCGAACAGGCAAGAGGTGGCTCGATTGTGCCAGTTATTGTAGGTGAGACCATTACTGAACGTCAAGCCTTGGAGGCACTTCTACTGCCATCCGCAAATAACATGGCCACGACACTCGCCACCTGGGCCTACGGCTCAATGCCCACCTACATTGCTTCAGCAAATCAGCTTGCCAAGTCGCTCGGCATGCAGACAACCAATGTTGCAGATGCAAGTGGATTCTCATCACTCACGACAAGCACCTCGCACGATCTCATCGAGCTCGGTATCGCCGCACTTAAAAATCCAGTCATTGCCTCTATTATGTCCGAGGAAAGCGCCTTGCTGCCCATTGTCGGGATGGTACATAACGTCAACACGCTTCTCGGCACCAACAATATTATTGGCGGCAAGACTGGCAACACACCAGAAGCAGGCGGGTGCTTTATAGGGATAAGTCACTCTATAAAAGACGGCCATGAAGTCATGGTTATTAGTGCTGTTATGAATACCCCTTCGCTTGAATCAGCACTGGATGCCACGCCGTCACTCGTTAGTTCCGCCGAACAGAACATCGTCGACACCCCACTATTTACCATAAGCGACCCCGTTGCCACGTATACAGTGCCATGGAGTTCATCAACATTTCATGTGGTGGTATCTCAAAGCACGATGCCACTTCGTTGGCTCGATGAGCCTGTCCATAGTGTCATATATAGCACTCCCGTTTTAGTTGGACAGAAAGAGGCTGGGGATATATCGACAACTATCCGCCAAATACGCTACACAACCCATCTTGAGCTAGATCATCCAATCCCGCCACCGTCACTTCTTTGGCGTTTAACACACATAGTTTAAGAAGGATATATATGTTAAAAATACAGTCCATGCGTACTAAAAAAATTAAGAAACTATGCATATTTATATTAATGTTAATAGTACTCTGCACAAGCGGTGGTATAGACTACGCCCTCTATAGGCAACACTCCACTAACGCTAAAACCACCCCCGAAGCTCCAGCAACTAAAAAACCAGTGGAACAGAGTAAGACAGCGACCACTCAGCCAACTCCAAAGATTACCTCGCCAACACCCACACCAAGCGTAAAGCCAGCAGCTACTCCTTGCACTGGTAACGCAGTCAGCAAACTACTCCTCGTTAGTATTAGCTCGCAGCATATGTGGGCATGCGAAACAGATACATTAGTCAATCAGAGCGCAGTCACAACCGGAGCAACTCAGGCGCCAAACGGCGTTGACGATGCTACCAATATCGGAACATGGCATATCTATTCTAAACAGATCAATCAACATCTGCGCGAGTCGGACATCAATGGCAGCTGGGATGATTTTGTTCACTATTGGATCCCATTCGATGGCCCGATCGGTTTTCATGACGCATCGTGGCAAACGTTTCCTTTCGGAAGTCCCGACTATAAAACGAGTGGATCCCATGGCTGCGTCCATCTTCCGCTAGATACTATAACGTGGCTTTATGGGTGGGCACCGATTAGCACCACTGTCACGGTGGTAGAATAGGATACAATACCTAAACTATGTCGTGATTACTGAAATAAATCAGCCATGAAGTGCGTATAGCAAATATGACAGATGAAAAAGAACTAATAGAAGCAATCATCACGAAAGATAACGAGTTATATCGTAGCCTTGTCGACCGCTACAAAACAGGACTCATTATTCACTGCGAACATATAGTGAAGGATCGAGAGCAAGCAGAAGATATAGCTCAAGAAGCATTTATCAAAGCGTACTATCAACTGAATAAATTTAATCCAGACAAGGGACGGTTCTCAACCTGGCTCTACAGAATCGCAACCAATACCGCGCTCGATTATTTACGTAAGAATAAACATCAGGTAAATGTCGAAGAAATCGAATTACGCGCGGACGAAACAATGCCAGTGAATCTTGAAGAAGACGAGAGACAGGTTATTCGAGATGCCATTACAACGCTTGAACCTCCAAAATATGGCGCTGTGATTAAAGCATATTTTTGGGAAGGGAAGAGCTACGGCGAAATTGCCAAGCAGTACGATACGACAACAGGCACGATAGGAACATGGATACGTCGAGCAAAAGCTCAGCTAAAGGAGAAACTAGTATGAACCGTTTTACATTTGAGCAGCTAGTTATCGCCTCAGCACCAAATCAACCCAGCGGAGCAACCGACGCGTTTACTGATAATATTATGAATAAGATTCATTACGATACTTCCTTAAAATCTCATGTTGCCGCGAAGCCTGCTCCTACTAGAGTATCTTTCTTCTATCGACTCCGCCATCTGCCAACTTTCACAGTCATCGCTATCGCTTTTGTAACAATCCTCGCTATAACAGGTACGGCGTACGCCCTGACTCAGCTTTGGACGAAACCCATCGTTCATATTCAGGCACCCGTTAAAAGCGCTGCCGGACGCGTCGAGGTCGTTGCCTCCCTCCAGAACTGTGGCAGTGAAGCAGCGAAACAGACGATCGAGGTCAAAAAGATGAGTACGATTGATCCTTCTGAAATACAGAAGATCCTCCAGGCCCGCTGTGAAATGAGCGCCGTGCAGCAAGCACTAGCGCCACAAGATGACTCAGTAATTCCTCAAATACCAGTGGATGGTCAAATTGTGGAACAGACAGCCCTCCAAAATGCGAGCAGCGTACTATCTCTTTCTAAAGATACTCTTCAGTCTAAGGACGGTAGAACAAATGCGCTCAGCATACAAAAAATAACACCTGCAACGAAATATGTCGTTAACGGATTGGAGGCGACAGCGAGCGATATCCGACCTGGAGATACAATCTTATATACGCTCTACACAAAATACCGCCAACATGTCGGTGCAACCAGTGATCCGACAAGGTTCACAACGAATCCAGAAGAACTTGAAAAAAGAGTAACATACATCGTAAAAGCAGACCTCCCCATAGAGTATTATGGTGCAGACAAACAAGGTCAAATCGCGCAGATCACCCCATGTGCTGGCAATGAAGTGGATAGTTGCGTGGAAAGCGGTGCTGTCGATCTCTACCAAGATAATGGTAATAACCCGTTAGGTCAAGAGATCATATCTAAGCAGGCTGAAGTGCGCGAGATCCAGTTAAAACTTACAAACGTCAATGGCACACAGATTACGGGGGTATCCACATCAGGAAGACAATTCTCAGTAGCTCTTCCTGTCGATGCAATAAAAACTTTCAACGCCACAAGAAGTTCTGGATACAATAACGTTATTATAGGCGTAGGTGATACAGTACTCATTCGTTATTACGAGTTAGCCCGTCAAAACAGCACGACTATTAGTTCCGACCGTGTTGAGTATGCTGGATTCTTGATCGAAATGATCCATGAGAATGATCCTATCAAAAAGTATTAAGGCAAGCGAAGCGCGGCTGTTATTTAAATAATAGGACGCCTAAAAATAACAATACCCCGCCGCCGAGGCGACGAGGTTCGCTACGATCCACATCCCGCTCACCACATTGGCGAGCTGTGCCAGGATCATCAATGCTATGATGCTCATGCCATGCCACCTCTCAGAGAACGAAACCTGATCATAGCATACAACATCATGTTTGTATGTCAATCACGAGATCGTGGTATCATTGCGTTCATTCTTACCCAAGTTAGTAAGAATGGAAAGGCTTCTATTGCTCCAAAATGCGCTTGTTCAGGCGACGCATCTAGAACCGAACCAGGGATTCTTGCCTGCAGCCATTCTGAGTGACTAAAAGGTGAAAAAATATCTTCTTTCCCATGCCACAGAAGTGTAGGGCATGTGATATCTGCTGGATCAAACCCCCAGGGAGTGCGAAATGCTATATGATCATCATACTGCCCAGAGACATACGCTCTACTGCCATCAAGAGGGTCTGGAGGCACAACTAAATTATCTTCATTAGCTGCTGCATTCTCAAAACCTACATTGAGTGCGCTCCGAATAGCAGCATCTCCTATAACTCTACGATCTGGAAGTGGCAATTGGCTTCGAAGCTCAAGATCAATAAAGTTGCCCGACCTCATGGCGTCGGTTGTATTCGCACGCAACGCATTAATTGTGCGAGTTGCCGACAAACTACCTTTTAAGAAACTGTCGACAAGCTCATATTCCGCCACATTGCCCGGCCCCATACCAGCATACCAGTCGAGTCCCTGCGCATCGGGCGGTGCGATACTCACAAGTGCCAGCGCAGATTGAACGCGGTCTTTTAGTAACGCCGCACACGCTAGTGCATGGGGAGCACCACCTGATCTGCCTGCCACTGAGAAACGGTCAATCCCTAAAGAGTCGGCAAGAAATGCAATATCTTCTGCTATAGAGCTAATGGATCGATCGGGATCCCTATCAGATCCTCCATATCCAGAACGATCAGGTACAATAAGTCGCACGCCCCCAAGTCGTAAGCTAAGATTACGTGGCAGTGGCCCGTCTTTGCCACCGGGTGTGCCATGTAAGAAAAAGATGGGATAGTCGTTTTCACGCCCTCTATTCTTATAAGCCATCCTGCGACCATCCGGCAGAATTAGGAATTGCTCACGATCCTCTTCATACTCGAGTTTCGAGCCTCGTTCGATACCTCGTCGTATTTCACTCATGCGCCTATTATATGACAGCTGACTTGTAAATTATCATTTGCGAAAAACAATAAAATATAATAACGTAGCATTGTACACTCGTTCACGTCAGCGCATCGCTGCGCCCGGACACCGAAGGTGATCTTCATGGCTCGATCCAACTATCGTTCTATCGACCACGTCCAGCCCGTTTCAGAAGCGATTGAGTTTTGGGCTTGTATCGGTGGAGCAGGAGTGTCACTGGCATATCACATGCAGAGCAAGACACTCTACCTACCAGTAGTGAATGGTGAGTTCATAGTGTGGATTCACAACAACACTGCTTCAACTGCTATCACGACTCCGACGCGTATCGGCTACAACAACAGGTGGCTCGACGCTCATGAAGGTCGTCAGGCACCGGACGACAGCACATGGGAGATCAACCCAGAGGGGTGGCTGAAGCTTCATTTCATTGCGCCTTCCATAGCCAATCGCTTTTCAGTTTCCTCAATCGAAGCGTTCGGCGAGGACGGTCTCACGCTTGAGATTTACTGCCGCGCGCTCACTACTGAGCCAACTCGACATGCCAAGGCTGATGTCTACCGAGGGGAGGTTACTCAGCTTCGCGTGGTGAGCCGTCATCAGATGGCTAAGATACTCGCGCGGGATGGCATTAAGCGCGACCCAGAGCGAGTTGGCAGCTGGAACTCGCACTCCTCGTTCGAAAGCGACGGATGGGACCTGAAGCGTTCGCGCCACCTGCACGCCTAGAAGAGTGTACGACGGGGTCGGGGGTGCGAACCCCCGACCCTACCCGTCAAGAAGGTGCGAGATGTGATCTTTTTATTCGAATTAATCAAATGAAAAGACCTCATCTTGTGTCTCGACAGCGAAACACACCATCCGTGGGAGCATCCGCTCGATGAGGAGAAGGGCATTTTCGTGGCTGCCTGGCGGTCTTGCTGGAAAGTGATCGACAAAATAAAACACGGCTGGCACTACTACACGTCGGATGACATGGAGTACTACTGTCCCGGTTACGAGGAGTAGAATTTGCGGTTCTCTAGCTAATCAACTAGATTATCGTGGGTACGATGCGAAAAGCGTCGTACCCACCAATAAACCTTACATTTGCTCAAAATTATTTTCTTGTATAGCGAAGTTATTATTTGATTTGATGAATCGTACAAAGTGACCTATTATTTACTGCAAAATATTGTAAAACAATAGTAAAAGGTGTAGAATACCTCAGTTCCTAACATTCGAAAGCGTCCAGTTAGAAGGGCACGAAACGTACATGCTGCACACGGCATCCCCCCGAGTATTTCGTCTCGGTGATCATGCACCCGCGCGAGGCAGCCTTGATCCTGTCAACCTGAAGGCTCACGTGGACGAAGTCGCTCGGGGCATCAGGCTCATGAGTCTCCCTTCAAGCTATGCGCCGTACACCAACGAGCATGTCATCTGTATTGATGATCGGCTCAGCGGTGCAGCCGGCCTAGCTGGAGGTGCACTGAGTCTCGGATTCATGCACAATTACCTATTTGGAGGTCGGTTTCTCAGCCACGCGCTACATCACCTGCACTCACTGTTCCACAAAGAGTGCGGTGCCCTGGAGCTTGCGATGAACGGGTTCGTCCAGCAACGTCTAACCAACGTTCACGCAGGCGGCTACAAGTTCCTTGAGGCTATCGGCTTCAAGGTTCCGATGATGATTCGTCGGAACATCGCTGCGTGGGCCCGGACTCTACCCGTCAACTTCGTCGACCTTGACGAATCGATGCGTGTAGCCAAGGCGATCCTGGGCGTTTCAGGTCCTCATATCGGTGGCCTCATCGGCGTGAGCCTGAACAGTGGCTACGGTTTTACGGCGCACGACGAGCTTAGACGCGAGACTGGCATGCTCGCCTTTCGGTTCGACCCGACCGTCGCTTTCCGCGAAGTGAAGCGTATCGCCGCCGGACACCCCAAAGCCAATGAGGCGGCGCTGCTCGCACTCGTATTCACGGCAGAGGTAATCCTTGAGCTCATGGGGCCCGAGGCGATCGTCGGAATACACAAGTAAGATGCATTCGAAAGAAGGGAACGCCCCGGTAGCTCACTGAGTTACCGGGAGTTTTCTTTTTAGACCCAACCGATAAAACCATTGTCAGTCCTGACTCAGTCTATACCGTAACTAGAACTGTCGATGCACCTGTTTGATCAGCCGTTTCAGCTGCAGCTGC
Encoded here:
- a CDS encoding TetR/AcrR family transcriptional regulator; this encodes MARPKLISDQTIVTAAYELLMEHGLSGLTFETLATRIGLVPAALVRRFKTKQGLMLQVDRYALERTNSKVEEAMEETSSPIEAIIAQFTTELAFATTLERFANGQEFLLMDFRDEDLYKNYQISFEHRHQQVIELLQNAQATGELGEIDDIPELARHLEMLLHGAGHVWAMAQEMPIEDYIRYHILFALKPHRNIKEERRVTKT
- a CDS encoding YdeI/OmpD-associated family protein, encoding MPTDNTNPKVTEYIENSEDFAKPILNHIREQIHKNCPDVVESIKWSIPHFDYKKDFMCVLASSKNHCSLTFIKSEFMSDPRFAGGKKVKPGQRFMSKITSMSDLPSDEELASFIKEAMDLNDRGVKLDKTAKAAPGSKPVETPEYFLEALSKNPTAKQIFENQSPSFRRNYIVWFESAKTDTTRQQRVTEAIEWISEAKGRFWKYEK
- a CDS encoding sigma-70 family RNA polymerase sigma factor, producing MQNKDESELIALSINGDHVAYGILVDRYKNAIFYHSFAIVHDEDTAEDIAQETFITAYYKLDHYNTEYKLSTWLFKIATNKALDVLKKHRHEITTDDTLFETVVSQHPGPHQTSTHQELYDAVLQLTPRYQAAISLYYWQGLDYEEISKTLGVPVGSVKGWLHRAKAILRKELS
- a CDS encoding L,D-transpeptidase family protein, with translation MLIVLCTSGGIDYALYRQHSTNAKTTPEAPATKKPVEQSKTATTQPTPKITSPTPTPSVKPAATPCTGNAVSKLLLVSISSQHMWACETDTLVNQSAVTTGATQAPNGVDDATNIGTWHIYSKQINQHLRESDINGSWDDFVHYWIPFDGPIGFHDASWQTFPFGSPDYKTSGSHGCVHLPLDTITWLYGWAPISTTVTVVE
- a CDS encoding sigma-70 family RNA polymerase sigma factor; translation: MTDEKELIEAIITKDNELYRSLVDRYKTGLIIHCEHIVKDREQAEDIAQEAFIKAYYQLNKFNPDKGRFSTWLYRIATNTALDYLRKNKHQVNVEEIELRADETMPVNLEEDERQVIRDAITTLEPPKYGAVIKAYFWEGKSYGEIAKQYDTTTGTIGTWIRRAKAQLKEKLV
- a CDS encoding alpha/beta hydrolase translates to MSEIRRGIERGSKLEYEEDREQFLILPDGRRMAYKNRGRENDYPIFFLHGTPGGKDGPLPRNLSLRLGGVRLIVPDRSGYGGSDRDPDRSISSIAEDIAFLADSLGIDRFSVAGRSGGAPHALACAALLKDRVQSALALVSIAPPDAQGLDWYAGMGPGNVAEYELVDSFLKGSLSATRTINALRANTTDAMRSGNFIDLELRSQLPLPDRRVIGDAAIRSALNVGFENAAANEDNLVVPPDPLDGSRAYVSGQYDDHIAFRTPWGFDPADITCPTLLWHGKEDIFSPFSHSEWLQARIPGSVLDASPEQAHFGAIEAFPFLLTWVRMNAMIPRSRD